A segment of the Pseudoalteromonas piscicida genome:
ATGCTACGCAGGCTCTGCCTTGCATAAATACCAATCAAACTGCTGCAAAAACAAACTTGAAAGGTCAACAGGCCCTAGTCGCGGAAGTTTTTGAATTGAAATGGTTGGCCAAGCTCACCGGTACGAACCAGTTGCATCGTTTCTTGCAAATCATCACGCTTTTTACCCGTTACACGCACCGTATCACCTTGAATTGACGCTTGAACTTTAACTTTTGAGTCTTTAATAAGCTTAACCAGTTTTTTCGCCATCTCTTTGTCGATGCCTTGCTTTAACGCCACCTTACGCGATACGTATTTGCCAGAGCGCTCAATGTCTTTTAACTCGAAGCTTGCCACATCAAGGCCACGCTTAGCCGCTTTACCCACTAGCATATCGAACAATTGCATAACTTGTTGTTCTGCTTCCGCTTTGAGGTTAATCATTTCACCGCTTAGCTCGATTGACGCATCAACGCCACGAAAATCAAAACGCGTATCAAGCTCGCGAACCGCGTTGTCTACGGTATTTTTTGCTTCTGTCATATCAATTTCAGATACAATATCAAATGAAGGCATGCTTCTCTCCTAAAGTCATTTTGGCTCGATTATAGCAGTTTATGCCTAATTTGAGTTACTTTAAGTTTTTAAACAGCGTATTAGGATGTTCACCCAATGGACAGTTTTCGATGGTATACTGCTCGCTTAGTCATACAGAAGTAGGA
Coding sequences within it:
- a CDS encoding YajQ family cyclic di-GMP-binding protein, producing the protein MPSFDIVSEIDMTEAKNTVDNAVRELDTRFDFRGVDASIELSGEMINLKAEAEQQVMQLFDMLVGKAAKRGLDVASFELKDIERSGKYVSRKVALKQGIDKEMAKKLVKLIKDSKVKVQASIQGDTVRVTGKKRDDLQETMQLVRTGELGQPFQFKNFRD